ttaaaacaaaaattgggAAATCAATCAACTCGACAGGATGGTTTCATTCACAATCAAGGACCCCCCATCCTCGGATAATATTCTAACCCTAAATCTTCAGAATCCAACCCTAACTCCGAAACCACCATTCATCATCAGACGAGCAACAATCCCCGCACGATTACACACAAATAACACATGGCAAACGACAATCGAATAATGAAGATTTTGGGGACCGATTAAGCGAATATCtgacagaagagagagagagagagagagagagagagagggtttgattgattgattgattgaattacaaaataaagaagacgagagagagagagagagagagtagtagGGTAATGGTAAAGGAAGAGCAGGTGGCCTTTTTTctgctatttttttatttattttaaataatatcaaaattaaaaataatacattttatcttaaaaaatataaaactatatagtttaattaaagtGTAACGCTATCCTATTATAAAGTATAGtttaattagtaaattataGCTTCTCTGAATCAGCCGCCTAACGCGATTGCTTCTTCTATCTTCCTACTAACAGACGCGCAACcgcctcctcctctctctctctctctctctaaataaaataatatagtaatatTAATGGTGAAAtctatatttttacatttttgtgtgaatttttttattattttaattatactcttaaacttaatttttaagtcaatttaatccttatattttgacttttttatgtaataactcaaattttttcattatttcatttatacctctaaatttatattttaagttaatttaattcgtATACTTTCatatataaacaaacaaaagataaaatgagATGATAAAATGAACGTCACACTTTGTTTATGTTAAGTACGAGGCttaaattcactaaaaaatacaaattcaatTATGTAACTGAAACAATGAAGAATTTgaattatcacataaaaaaatgtcaaaatagaGGATtgaattgacttgaaaatacaagtttataaacataatcgaaataatgaaaagcTTGAGTgaccatgcaaaaaaaaaatacgaaaatacaaaaacaaaaatataagtttgacCAATATTAATAGATGAGACTTTGATAATGGttcaatgaaaaatattattttgccAGAAAAAGTTATCGAGAGGTgtcaaaatgatgaaaataccaACACATCGATTGCAAAAATTGCTTACCCATCTCCTATCTcatatctttctctttctcatggTCGTTTTCTGCAATTGACTCTCGCTACCTTGTTTGTCGAGTGCTGGCTGCCACTGCATCATCCCTTCGCGCATGGTGGATGTAGTGGTAATCGATATGAGGCAAAGGCagtgagagaaaaataattgcTTGAGACGACCATGGAAATGGGAGAGCGATGAGGAGGCCaagaatttgatattttgagtgagaccatttttatcattttgaaatctCTCAATAACTCTTTTTTGGTAAAGTAACAAAACTTTGGTCTTAAAAAAAGTGACGATATGTAAAATGATGCATTTATCCCGTTTAACTTCACAatcttaaattaaatgaaagggTAAAAGTGTCTTTTTAGTGCAAGGATGAAGGCACGTTCTCACATGCTTGGTCTCAATTTTGGAACCTATTATCCCTATCCTGAAGTACATGtattgaaaatgttattttagatattcaattttaatatttgaggtgatattatgtattaatattatatacaaggtataatataataatgaattaatgTCACGTTAAATACTAAAGTTAAGTATACAAGTTGTATttccaaatatttatatatatgtaatgttaattattacTCTTAAAACTTTAGTAATCACTTTAGTATTTGATAAGATGAATTTAACAAAGACAATTGTATAGTCATGCGCGAAAGTAAAATCGAATTCTCAATACTACACTATTTCAAGCTCTTGAATGCTTGCGACTAACTGTCTTACTACCCCTAGGGGTTAGTAAAATacaaattcttataaaaaatatctatCGAATATACTgttttaatcaaattttcaattttgagataatacatttattttctcGTGCTTAGCAATTGTGCAGAGATAACACATTTCTTTGTGTtttatttggtaaaaaaatcGAAAAGACAACTAACATAAAAACTTAATGTGATCATGAGGGTATTTTATCATTATGAAAATTTAGTCAAActataattattattgaaaaGGTGATTTTATCACCTTAGACTAATTACAATACATATCATCAGGCTCTACGTTGATCTTTATTATTAACGTAATGATCCGAGTTATATTACAAGATGGatggatttaatatttaaacttcaaacatgagaagaaataaataaaaacttctaAACCGCTTGACTATCACAATAGTTAGATTAACGGAAATGAGAAATGGATAcgatatgaaataaaaataggaaaataacattttttaaaaaaataaaaaaagaaatgcgtaaataaaaaatataagagatttttttgtaaatataaattttaatataaaaaattataaaaataattattcaaccTAAAAATTTTGTGGAATGCCCCaagaaatcaaagccaaaaatctcaaaaatcttaaaaatatcccTAGAATGTTGAAAACCCGAATAAGCTCGAAAAGTTTTCCAAACAAGCATTTCTTAGAAACTGCGAAGAGTTTTCGAGGCAGCTTAGCCTTTAACATCCCCAAGGCTCAAGACTCATTCAAAGAGTCTTCCGACCCTAACCCATTCAATAATTTTGGGATGCGTCTTTAGACCCATCCAGAGAATACTCATCGGGACACTCTATCCCTGAAAATACCTCCAACCCGTTCGATCTCATCCGATGCATTTGTGGCACACTGAGATAACATCGTCCATTTGGCATAATTCCTTTGAATTAGTGGCAAAATAGTAATGatgtatatatgtgttatatatatatatataaagattattattatatctacaAACTAGTGCAGTACAAAGTATCTGGCTACTTGGAGAGCATAGTAGAGCTCTTTTACAAAATTAagccaatatatataaatttagaaaatggtATTTGGACACATATActctatttgaaaattttaacttagaatatttattaaaaaagataTTCGGTAGTACATAACAACTTCGTTTGCATGactatttaaaagaaaaatacttaaatacacGTAATACTTGGACTCACTCATATATCCAATAGTTAAGATTTTGTCACGtcaaacaaaatataacaattcgcTAATTGACATGACAAAATCTTAACCATTAGTTAGATGGCCATACATTGTGTTATAATAAGTAAGTAATTAATTATGTCCTCTATATAGAGGCGGCATATGAAGTCGTCGTCCAAGCAGACGCAGTGAACAAGCTTGTCCCCTTCCAACCCAACCTGAGCGCGCCATCGCCCTGCACAAGGCTATAGCCATTAGACCCAAACATGTTCACTATAAGCTGAGCTTGAGCCATGGAGTTCCCGCTCGCCGGCACCGGAAAAAACCCATTTCCGGGGAGGTGAGTACTCCAGTGGTGGCGCAACTTCTCCTCGCCGCTCCGGGCCGGGCCTCCGACCGCCAGCACATTGCTAATCTCCTTGAAGAGGAGGCAGTGCTCGGCCTGGTGGCGGCTCTGGTCGTCGATGGCCAGTGAAGCTCCGAGAGAGTCGAAAATGGCGGAGTAGTAATGCAGAGAGCCCACGAATCTGTCCAGGAACGAGCCTCCCTGCGCCATGTCTTGCTCCACAAGGGTGAAAACCCTCGGACCCAGTTCTCGGAGGATTCTCATTGTTTTCCAATCGGAGCCAGTTTGATCGTAGAGCGAGTGTTGCAGCCAGTGCAccgctacttcttcttctcctcgcCGGATTCGCAGCGTCGAAGCATCGTCTAGATCTCCCAATCTCTTGGCGACAGGGTGGAATTCAAACGACAAGCCCAGCCGCTTGGCGAAATCAGAGAGCCGTTTCCCGGTCTCGATCAGAAGCTGGTAGAAGATAGATAGAAATATGAGAATCAATTGATCACAAAGATGCAAATATGTTCTTATTGGTGCAACTAGAGAGTGGAGAGATCAATTTGCAGAACCTCCATAGAAGGCCCCATTCCGGTCATTCTAAGGTGGGGAGGGCCGCTCTGGCTCCGCCGGCCGGTGGCGAGGATGTGGAAGAGCCCCGGCCATTGCAGGCCTTGCATGATATCGACGTCGATGATGTGAATTCTGTCGTGGCCGTGAAAGGCCTCGAAGATGGCCTGGTTGGCGGTGAAGTGAGCAAACTTGATGAACGGAGAGGTGGTGTTGAAGGCTTGGACGGCGGCTTGGAGGCTCCGGTGGTGGATCAACGGGCTGCAAATTCCTAGCCATGTGTTGACGACTCTGCTCGCCATGGCCTTGGAGAAATAGGCCACAATCCGTTCGGCACAGGAGGGTCCATAGGGAGAAGCCATTTGAGTCAGCTCGAGCAAGATTCTGTGAGCTTCGACGAGATTATCAACCGATATAGCCACCGCAGATTCGAAGAGAAGTGTCATTAAGCTCAGCCCATGCTCCTCCTGGACTTCTAgtacttctttcttctcttcttcttcttcttcttccccgatCTCATTGCACCATGCCGTAATATTCTCTTCTCCGGTGGCGGTTTCCGGCGAGTCTCCGATGAGCTGCTGCGTGACATGTTCAACCCACATGGACAGCTCATTGTCATACTGGTTATAGGGCTGCTGGATTAGATCAAAAACTCCATGAACAGGTTGAACCCCTTCTTTGATCATGATCCCAGAATGATATTGATTACTAATCAATCGAAGTCGAATGATTGAGTTTGTGGGTGCGAGAGGCGAAGGAATTAATCGTAATGAAGAGAACAGCAGCGACGGTCAGGTGATTAAGGAGATTTTCAAGTGACTTGCTTAATTATTAATCCCAGGGCGTGGCCGGCATAGTGAGGACAGGGAGAAGACGATGAGCAGCTAATTGCCAAACACGTAAGGCTTAGCTTgggatttttctctcatttattCAATCTTTATTAAGATTACTTTTTCCTCTCATTCATATTCGATCACACTCGGATAATCATTAGGTACCTCAGTGTACAAACTCCTATAGATGAAGAATTTTAGAgttaaatatgtttatttatcGAAATTTTATCTATTATATATGCTAATCTTTCACAAGTCACGATCGATTCTCTGAGCACAAGTCGAATTTTAACTCATGGGAGGATTGCATGATAGCTTCTCCTCGAAAGAAATctcaataattgattttataaatgtgtataattttttattcttgtaacataaataaaaaattcgagAGGTCTATCGACCATAGTCAACATTTGAGCCGAACTTATCTCATTCTCTCTAAAATCTATTGTTCACCTATTATAGGGATCTATGTAAACGAACAGATTCATCGTG
The Diospyros lotus cultivar Yz01 chromosome 12, ASM1463336v1, whole genome shotgun sequence DNA segment above includes these coding regions:
- the LOC127787028 gene encoding protein SCARECROW-like, which gives rise to MIKEGVQPVHGVFDLIQQPYNQYDNELSMWVEHVTQQLIGDSPETATGEENITAWCNEIGEEEEEEEKKEVLEVQEEHGLSLMTLLFESAVAISVDNLVEAHRILLELTQMASPYGPSCAERIVAYFSKAMASRVVNTWLGICSPLIHHRSLQAAVQAFNTTSPFIKFAHFTANQAIFEAFHGHDRIHIIDVDIMQGLQWPGLFHILATGRRSQSGPPHLRMTGMGPSMELLIETGKRLSDFAKRLGLSFEFHPVAKRLGDLDDASTLRIRRGEEEVAVHWLQHSLYDQTGSDWKTMRILRELGPRVFTLVEQDMAQGGSFLDRFVGSLHYYSAIFDSLGASLAIDDQSRHQAEHCLLFKEISNVLAVGGPARSGEEKLRHHWSTHLPGNGFFPVPASGNSMAQAQLIVNMFGSNGYSLVQGDGALRLGWKGTSLFTASAWTTTSYAASI